A genomic window from Flavobacterium hankyongi includes:
- a CDS encoding glycoside hydrolase family 3 N-terminal domain-containing protein codes for MKNLGINISLLLCIIAFTVNCSVKKKLPVKGDDVAIAENPNIEKFKDPSLEGFNLFEDSPAEKKWVDSVYSTLSFEEKIGQLFMVAAYSNKDTVHFNAIEKLVKNYKIGGLIFFQGGPVRQARLTNRFQSKSKIPMFIGNDAEWGLSMRLDSTYKYPWNMTLGAVQDMKLIEELGGQMAKEAKRLGLQFNFAPVLDINTNPNNPIIGNRSFGENKEEVAKRAVALMKGIQNEGVFATGKHFPGHGDTETDSHHTLPIVNFSEERINEVEFYPYKKMFHLGLASVMVAHLNVPSLEPRENYPTSISYHVVNDILKEQLKFKGLIFTDALNMKGASSFKKPGDIDFEAFMAGNDILLFAEDVPKAVEKFKQAYTDSIPKITDERIEFSVKKILKYKYKAGLNNYKPIQIDGLYSEINKPESTSLQYKLYENAITVIKNNDEILPIKDLTKSKLAYVKIGDDNNTAFLSTLKKYAEVTEVSHKNVDSLNQELKKYDKVIIGYHVSDKSWWKKHEFTSKELELVNKVAEHNDVILDVFSKPYVLLPIKDFDKFESIIVSYQNGDIPQEISAEIIFGTVQAKGKLPVSINEDFKVGDGLSTDLINRLGFTNPESVGMDSKILSKIDGIVKKAIDGGMTPGAQVLVARKGKVIYQKSFGYHTYRKDVKVKNSDIYDIASLSKIVGTLPNVMLDYDHGKISLDTHLGQMVHKAKGTNKDSITFKDLLSHYARLQAWEPFYKSTLDSVTKLPLKKYYKKTSVKPFTTQVAENLYITNAYNDTIISKIMKSKLLPKKEYKYSDFTFILLKEYLETHHKKGLDVLANENFFSKLGMSSTMYNPLRKFSEDVIPPTEKDKYFRHQEVHGYVHDMAAAMQGGVAGHAGVFSNSIDIAKIMQMYLQKGNYGGIQYFSEKTLDDFNTCYFCAEGNRRGLGFDKPQLAGTSGPTCGCASITSFGHTGFTGTMTWADPETEIIYVFLSNRTYPDGNAPNKLSKENIREDIQKVIYEAIIK; via the coding sequence ATGAAAAATCTCGGAATAAATATTTCTCTCCTTTTATGTATAATTGCCTTTACAGTAAATTGTTCTGTAAAGAAAAAACTCCCTGTAAAAGGCGATGATGTTGCTATTGCCGAAAATCCAAATATCGAAAAATTTAAAGATCCTTCATTAGAAGGATTTAATTTGTTTGAAGATTCTCCAGCTGAGAAAAAATGGGTAGATAGTGTTTATTCAACATTATCTTTCGAAGAAAAAATAGGTCAATTATTCATGGTGGCGGCTTATTCTAACAAGGATACTGTACATTTTAATGCTATTGAAAAACTTGTTAAAAATTATAAAATAGGAGGACTAATTTTCTTCCAAGGAGGCCCTGTACGTCAAGCAAGATTAACCAATAGATTTCAGTCTAAATCTAAAATACCAATGTTTATTGGTAATGATGCCGAGTGGGGATTGAGCATGCGTTTAGATTCAACGTATAAATATCCTTGGAACATGACACTTGGTGCCGTTCAGGATATGAAATTAATTGAAGAATTAGGAGGTCAAATGGCTAAAGAAGCTAAACGTCTCGGACTTCAGTTTAATTTTGCACCAGTTTTAGACATCAATACAAACCCAAATAATCCTATCATTGGAAATCGATCTTTTGGAGAAAACAAGGAAGAAGTGGCTAAAAGAGCTGTTGCTCTAATGAAAGGAATTCAAAATGAAGGGGTTTTTGCAACAGGTAAACATTTTCCTGGTCATGGTGATACCGAAACTGATTCACATCATACACTCCCTATAGTAAACTTTTCAGAAGAACGAATAAATGAAGTTGAGTTTTATCCCTACAAAAAGATGTTTCATTTAGGATTAGCTTCCGTTATGGTTGCTCATTTAAATGTGCCAAGTTTGGAACCTCGTGAGAATTACCCAACATCTATTTCATACCATGTTGTAAATGACATACTTAAAGAACAACTAAAGTTTAAAGGATTAATTTTTACAGATGCACTGAATATGAAAGGAGCCAGTAGTTTTAAAAAACCTGGAGATATAGATTTTGAAGCTTTTATGGCTGGTAATGATATTTTGCTTTTTGCAGAAGATGTTCCTAAAGCGGTAGAAAAATTCAAACAAGCTTATACAGATTCAATTCCAAAAATTACAGATGAAAGGATTGAATTTTCAGTGAAGAAGATTTTAAAATATAAGTATAAGGCAGGTTTAAACAATTACAAGCCAATTCAAATAGATGGATTATATAGCGAAATTAACAAACCAGAAAGTACATCATTACAATACAAATTGTATGAAAATGCAATAACTGTCATTAAAAATAATGATGAAATACTTCCAATTAAAGATTTGACAAAATCTAAATTGGCTTATGTCAAAATAGGTGATGATAATAATACAGCATTTTTATCTACCTTAAAAAAATATGCTGAAGTAACGGAAGTCTCTCATAAAAATGTAGACAGTTTAAATCAGGAGTTGAAGAAATATGACAAAGTAATTATCGGTTATCATGTTTCTGATAAATCTTGGTGGAAGAAACATGAATTTACATCCAAAGAGCTTGAATTAGTTAACAAAGTGGCAGAGCATAATGATGTGATTTTAGATGTTTTTTCTAAACCTTATGTACTTTTACCAATTAAAGATTTTGACAAGTTTGAAAGTATAATTGTTTCGTATCAAAATGGAGATATCCCTCAGGAAATTTCAGCTGAAATAATTTTTGGTACTGTTCAGGCTAAAGGAAAATTACCAGTTTCTATTAATGAAGATTTTAAAGTAGGCGATGGATTGTCTACTGATTTAATTAATAGATTAGGTTTTACTAACCCAGAGAGTGTTGGAATGGACTCAAAAATCTTGTCTAAAATTGATGGAATTGTAAAGAAGGCCATAGATGGAGGAATGACACCAGGAGCACAAGTTTTAGTGGCTAGAAAAGGTAAAGTTATTTATCAAAAATCTTTTGGATATCACACTTATAGGAAGGATGTGAAGGTGAAAAACTCAGATATTTATGATATTGCTTCATTATCAAAAATTGTTGGAACTTTGCCAAATGTAATGCTGGATTACGATCATGGAAAGATAAGTCTAGATACTCATTTAGGACAAATGGTCCACAAGGCTAAAGGAACAAATAAAGATTCTATTACTTTTAAAGATTTACTTTCACATTACGCTCGTTTGCAAGCTTGGGAACCTTTTTATAAAAGTACTTTAGATTCAGTAACTAAGCTTCCACTTAAAAAATATTATAAAAAAACAAGTGTAAAACCTTTTACTACACAAGTTGCAGAGAATTTATACATCACAAATGCCTATAATGATACTATCATTAGTAAAATAATGAAAAGTAAGCTGTTGCCTAAAAAAGAATACAAATACAGTGACTTTACATTCATTTTGCTTAAAGAATATTTAGAAACACACCATAAAAAAGGATTGGATGTTTTGGCTAATGAAAATTTCTTTTCAAAGTTAGGAATGAGTAGTACAATGTACAATCCGTTAAGAAAGTTTTCCGAAGATGTAATTCCACCAACAGAAAAAGACAAATATTTTAGACATCAGGAAGTTCATGGTTATGTACATGATATGGCTGCAGCAATGCAAGGTGGAGTTGCGGGACATGCTGGTGTTTTTTCTAATAGTATAGATATTGCCAAAATAATGCAAATGTATTTGCAAAAAGGCAATTATGGAGGAATTCAGTACTTTTCTGAAAAAACATTAGATGATTTTAATACATGCTATTTCTGTGCTGAAGGTAATAGAAGAGGTTTAGGTTTTGATAAACCACAATTAGCTGGGACTTCAGGGCCAACATGTGGTTGTGCTTCTATAACTAGTTTTGGACATACAGGTTTTACTGGAACGATGACTTGGGCAGATCCTGAAACAGAAATTATATACGTTTTTCTGTCTAATAGAACTTATCCTGATGGTAATGCTCCAAACAAACTTTCTAAGGAAAATATACGTGAGGATATTCAAAAAGTTATCTACGAAGCAATTATCAAATAA
- the bshA gene encoding N-acetyl-alpha-D-glucosaminyl L-malate synthase BshA — translation MKIAIVCYPTFGGSGVVATELGLELARRGHEIHFITYRQPVRLALLNPNVHYHEVNVPEYPLFHYQPYELALSSKLVDMVKLHKIDLLHVHYAIPHAYAGYMAKQMLKDEGIKIPMVTTLHGTDITLVGNHPFYKPAVTFSINKSDIVTSVSQSLKDDTLRLFNIKNEIQVIPNFIELDNRIEDNIHCKRSVMARPEEKIITHISNFRKVKNIPDVVKVFYKIQQKAPAKLMMVGDGPEKIKAEELCEELGITDKVIFFGNSTEVNQILSYSDLFLLPSETESFGLAALEAMACSVPVISSNSGGLPEVNFHGISGYLSNVGDVDDMAKNALKILSDEKELQKFKDNAFETAKQFSIEKIVPIYEELYSKVVKKQNKKHLKS, via the coding sequence ATGAAAATAGCCATTGTTTGTTATCCAACTTTTGGGGGTAGTGGTGTGGTAGCCACAGAGTTAGGCCTTGAATTAGCCCGAAGAGGACACGAAATTCACTTTATTACATATCGTCAGCCAGTACGTTTAGCACTTCTTAATCCAAATGTACATTATCACGAGGTAAATGTTCCTGAGTATCCTTTATTTCATTATCAACCGTATGAATTAGCATTGTCAAGTAAATTAGTTGATATGGTTAAATTGCACAAGATTGATTTACTTCATGTGCATTATGCTATTCCTCATGCTTATGCAGGTTATATGGCAAAACAAATGTTAAAAGACGAAGGAATAAAAATTCCTATGGTAACTACGCTACATGGAACCGATATTACTTTAGTAGGAAATCATCCTTTTTATAAACCTGCTGTTACCTTTAGTATCAATAAATCTGACATAGTGACTTCGGTATCACAAAGTTTAAAAGATGATACGCTTAGATTATTTAATATTAAAAATGAAATACAGGTAATACCTAATTTTATTGAATTAGACAATAGAATAGAAGATAATATACATTGCAAAAGATCTGTAATGGCAAGACCTGAAGAGAAAATTATTACACATATTAGTAATTTCAGAAAGGTGAAAAATATTCCTGATGTTGTTAAGGTGTTTTATAAAATTCAACAAAAAGCACCTGCTAAATTGATGATGGTAGGTGATGGACCAGAAAAGATAAAAGCAGAGGAATTGTGTGAGGAATTAGGAATTACTGACAAAGTAATTTTCTTTGGTAACAGTACAGAAGTAAATCAAATATTAAGTTACTCAGATTTATTTTTATTACCATCAGAAACTGAAAGTTTTGGTTTGGCCGCTCTTGAAGCCATGGCTTGTAGTGTACCAGTAATTTCTAGTAATTCAGGAGGTTTGCCAGAAGTTAATTTCCACGGTATTTCAGGTTATCTAAGTAATGTTGGAGATGTAGACGATATGGCTAAAAATGCTTTAAAAATACTTTCTGATGAAAAAGAACTTCAAAAGTTTAAAGACAATGCCTTTGAAACGGCCAAACAATTCTCAATAGAAAAAATTGTTCCTATTTATGAAGAACTCTATTCTAAAGTAGTAAAAAAACAAAATAAAAAACACCTTAAAAGTTAA
- a CDS encoding UDP-2,3-diacylglucosamine diphosphatase has translation MKKRKVELVVISDIHLGTYGCHAKELSNYLSTIKPKTLVLNGDIIDIWQFRKSYFPKSHLQVIKKIITMASKGTKVYYITGNHDEALRKFSDTFMGNFSLLDKLVLDLDGKKTWIFHGDVFDASVQHSKWIAKLGGFGYDYLILINRFINWCLHKMGRESYSFSKKIKASVKKAVKFINDFETTATDLAIDKNYDYVVCGHIHEPKIKEVENKFGKTLYLNSGDWIENLTSLEYNNKRWKLFNYQESTISNLENEEENLFEMENLISSIQV, from the coding sequence TTGAAAAAAAGAAAAGTTGAACTCGTTGTGATATCTGATATTCATTTAGGCACTTACGGTTGTCACGCAAAGGAATTATCAAATTATTTATCTACTATAAAGCCTAAAACTTTAGTCCTAAATGGTGATATAATAGATATTTGGCAATTTAGAAAATCATACTTTCCAAAATCGCATTTACAAGTCATAAAAAAAATAATCACGATGGCTTCTAAAGGTACAAAAGTATATTATATTACAGGAAATCATGACGAAGCACTTCGCAAGTTTAGTGACACATTCATGGGAAATTTTTCACTATTAGATAAATTAGTACTTGACTTAGACGGAAAAAAGACATGGATTTTTCATGGAGATGTATTTGATGCCTCTGTACAACATTCTAAATGGATTGCTAAACTTGGAGGTTTTGGTTACGACTACCTTATTCTAATCAATAGATTTATAAATTGGTGCTTGCATAAAATGGGAAGAGAATCCTATTCATTTTCCAAAAAAATAAAAGCCAGTGTAAAAAAAGCGGTAAAGTTTATCAACGATTTTGAAACTACTGCTACTGATTTAGCTATTGATAAAAATTACGATTATGTAGTTTGCGGACATATTCATGAGCCAAAAATTAAAGAAGTAGAAAATAAATTCGGAAAAACTTTATACTTAAATTCAGGAGATTGGATTGAAAATTTAACTTCTCTGGAATACAACAACAAAAGATGGAAATTATTTAATTATCAGGAAAGTACAATTTCAAATTTAGAAAATGAAGAAGAAAATCTATTTGAAATGGAGAATTTAATAAGTTCGATTCAAGTTTAA
- the aroC gene encoding chorismate synthase, protein MAGNSFGNLFKITTFGESHGEALGGIIDGCPAGITIDFDAIQNEMQRRKPGQSSIVTQRKEEDEVQFLSGLFEGKTTGTPIGFIIPNTNQKSDDYSHIKDTYRPSHADYVYEKKYGIRDYRGGGRSSARETASRVVAGAVAKQVIPDIKINAFVSSVGEIFMDKPYQDLDFSKIESNPVRCPDEVSAAKMETYIKEIKKQGDTVGGTVTCVIQNVPIGLGEPVFDKLHAELGKAMLSINAVHGFEYGGGFCSAKIKGSDHNDSFNPDGTTKSNLSGGIQGGISNGMDIYFRVAFKPVATLLQKQEVLTNKGEIIEQQGKGRHDPCVVPRAVPIVEAMAALVITDYFLLNKIYQTK, encoded by the coding sequence ATGGCAGGAAACAGTTTCGGAAACCTTTTTAAAATAACCACTTTTGGTGAATCTCATGGAGAAGCTTTGGGCGGAATTATAGACGGTTGTCCTGCAGGAATCACAATAGATTTTGATGCAATTCAAAATGAAATGCAGCGTCGAAAACCCGGGCAATCTTCAATTGTAACACAACGTAAAGAAGAAGACGAAGTTCAATTTTTATCAGGCTTATTCGAAGGAAAAACTACAGGTACTCCAATAGGTTTTATAATTCCTAATACAAATCAAAAGTCAGATGATTACTCGCATATAAAGGATACCTATCGTCCTAGTCACGCCGATTATGTTTATGAAAAGAAATACGGAATTCGTGATTATCGTGGTGGTGGACGTAGTTCTGCTCGTGAAACGGCGAGTAGAGTAGTTGCTGGAGCTGTTGCAAAACAAGTCATTCCAGATATAAAAATTAATGCTTTTGTTTCTTCTGTTGGAGAAATATTTATGGATAAACCATATCAGGACTTAGATTTTTCAAAAATAGAATCAAATCCTGTGCGTTGTCCTGATGAAGTTTCAGCAGCAAAAATGGAAACTTATATTAAAGAAATAAAAAAACAAGGGGATACCGTTGGTGGTACAGTTACTTGTGTTATTCAAAATGTACCAATTGGCCTTGGAGAACCAGTTTTTGATAAACTACATGCTGAATTGGGTAAAGCGATGCTTTCAATAAACGCAGTACACGGTTTTGAATATGGAGGAGGTTTTTGTAGTGCAAAAATTAAAGGAAGTGATCATAACGATTCATTTAATCCTGATGGTACTACTAAATCAAATCTTTCAGGAGGTATTCAAGGAGGTATAAGTAACGGAATGGATATTTATTTTAGAGTTGCTTTTAAACCTGTTGCTACGTTACTTCAAAAACAAGAAGTACTAACAAATAAAGGAGAAATTATTGAACAACAAGGGAAAGGACGTCATGATCCTTGTGTTGTACCTCGCGCTGTTCCTATTGTTGAGGCAATGGCAGCTCTTGTTATTACAGATTATTTTTTACTAAACAAAATCTATCAAACTAAATAA
- a CDS encoding dicarboxylate/amino acid:cation symporter yields the protein MEITNTPNEKKSLFSNLTVQILVAMILGAVLGIFIHNNYSADAAKEFSGYIKMLATIFIRLVQMIISPLVFTTLVVGIAKLGDIKAVGRIGGKALGWFLTASLISLIIGMFWVNILEPGTGLNLSGVDVSAATEVTEKTQNFSAQNFVEHIIPKSVVEAMATNEILQIVIFSIFFGLAAASLGDYTKAVVNALDKTSHIILKMVNYVMKFAPLGVFGAIAGVFAIRDLGELLLTYAKYFGSFLVGISSLWIVLLLIGYLFLKSRMTVLLKHIISPLVIAFGTTSSEAVFPKLTEELERFGVKDKIVSFMLPLGYSFNLDGSMMYMTFASIFIAQAYGVHLDLGTQMTMLIVLMLTSKGIAGVPRASLVVVAATCGMFDIPVEGIALILPIDHFCDMFRSATNVLGNALATSVVGKWEKD from the coding sequence ATGGAAATTACAAATACACCAAACGAAAAAAAGTCACTTTTTTCAAATTTAACTGTTCAAATTTTAGTTGCTATGATTCTGGGTGCAGTACTTGGAATTTTTATTCATAATAATTATTCAGCTGATGCTGCCAAAGAGTTTAGCGGCTATATAAAAATGTTGGCGACAATATTTATTCGTTTAGTGCAAATGATTATTTCTCCTTTGGTTTTTACAACATTGGTAGTTGGAATTGCTAAACTTGGTGATATTAAAGCGGTTGGAAGAATTGGTGGTAAAGCATTAGGTTGGTTTTTAACGGCATCTTTAATTTCACTTATAATAGGAATGTTTTGGGTAAATATTTTGGAACCTGGAACTGGATTAAATTTAAGTGGAGTAGATGTGTCTGCAGCAACTGAAGTTACAGAAAAAACTCAAAATTTTTCGGCTCAAAACTTTGTAGAACACATTATACCTAAGAGTGTTGTTGAAGCAATGGCAACTAATGAAATTTTACAGATTGTAATTTTCTCTATCTTTTTTGGTTTAGCTGCAGCTTCTTTGGGAGACTATACAAAGGCTGTTGTTAATGCTTTAGATAAAACATCACACATCATCTTAAAAATGGTGAATTATGTAATGAAATTTGCCCCACTTGGGGTTTTTGGAGCTATTGCTGGTGTTTTTGCTATTCGTGATTTAGGTGAATTATTATTGACTTATGCTAAATACTTTGGTTCGTTTTTGGTAGGTATTTCATCATTATGGATTGTTTTATTATTGATAGGTTATTTGTTCTTAAAATCAAGAATGACTGTTTTATTAAAACATATTATCTCTCCTTTAGTAATTGCTTTTGGTACAACAAGTAGTGAGGCTGTTTTTCCTAAATTAACAGAAGAATTAGAACGTTTTGGTGTAAAAGACAAAATAGTATCATTTATGCTTCCTTTAGGATATTCTTTTAATCTTGACGGAAGTATGATGTATATGACTTTTGCCAGTATTTTTATAGCTCAAGCTTACGGCGTCCATTTAGATTTAGGTACACAAATGACAATGCTTATTGTGTTGATGTTAACCAGTAAAGGTATTGCAGGTGTTCCAAGAGCAAGTTTAGTGGTTGTAGCTGCTACTTGTGGTATGTTTGATATTCCAGTCGAAGGAATAGCTTTGATTTTACCAATAGATCATTTTTGTGATATGTTTAGAAGTGCTACAAATGTATTAGGAAATGCATTAGCAACTTCGGTAGTAGGGAAGTGGGAAAAAGATTAA
- a CDS encoding TIGR00266 family protein yields MQAHEIDYHIYGEEMQYVEIELDPQEVVVAEAGSFMMMDNGIKMETIFGDGSGQQSGMLGKLLNAGKRMLTGESLFMTAYQNQESGKKKVSFAAPYPGKIVAIDLMKYGGKFICQKDSFLCAAKGVSVGIEFSRKLGRGLFGGEGFIMQKIEGDGMAFVHSGGTLARKELQSGEVLKVDTGCIVGFTKDVDYDIEFIGGIKNTLFGGEGMFYATLRGPGVVYIQSLPFSRLAGRIIMASGMAGGKEEGSLLGGLGNLLDGDNRF; encoded by the coding sequence ATGCAAGCACATGAAATAGATTACCATATTTATGGTGAAGAAATGCAATATGTAGAAATAGAACTTGATCCTCAAGAAGTGGTTGTTGCAGAAGCAGGAAGCTTCATGATGATGGATAACGGAATCAAAATGGAAACCATTTTTGGTGACGGTTCTGGACAACAATCTGGAATGTTAGGAAAGCTTCTAAATGCTGGAAAAAGAATGCTTACTGGGGAAAGTCTATTCATGACCGCATACCAAAATCAAGAATCTGGCAAGAAAAAAGTATCTTTTGCTGCTCCATATCCGGGAAAAATTGTAGCCATTGATTTAATGAAATACGGAGGGAAATTTATATGTCAAAAAGATTCATTTCTTTGTGCAGCAAAAGGAGTTTCTGTAGGCATTGAATTCTCAAGAAAATTAGGGAGAGGATTATTTGGAGGAGAAGGTTTTATCATGCAAAAAATTGAAGGAGATGGAATGGCTTTTGTGCATTCTGGTGGAACTTTGGCTCGCAAAGAATTACAATCTGGAGAAGTTTTAAAAGTTGATACTGGATGTATTGTTGGCTTCACTAAAGATGTAGACTATGACATTGAGTTCATTGGTGGAATCAAAAATACACTTTTTGGCGGTGAAGGAATGTTTTATGCTACTTTAAGAGGTCCTGGCGTGGTCTATATTCAATCATTACCTTTTAGTCGTTTAGCTGGCAGAATAATTATGGCTTCTGGAATGGCAGGAGGAAAAGAAGAAGGAAGTTTACTAGGAGGTTTGGGGAACTTACTAGATGGTGATAACAGATTCTAA
- a CDS encoding tRNA-(ms[2]io[6]A)-hydroxylase, with translation MLGLKLKTDPRWANIAEDNLSEILSDHAWCEQKAATNAINLIINNSEKEDLVTEMTKIAIEEMDHFRMVHDIIKARNFEFTRERKDDYVGLLTKFLKKDGSRDQSMIDRLLFAAMIEARSCERFKVLSENINDEELSKFYRELMISEANHYTTFLNFARKYGEREYVDNRWKQWIEYEESIIVNFGKKETIHG, from the coding sequence ATGTTAGGATTAAAATTAAAAACCGACCCAAGATGGGCAAACATTGCTGAGGATAATTTGTCTGAAATTTTATCTGATCACGCATGGTGTGAACAAAAAGCAGCTACAAATGCAATCAATTTGATAATAAACAATTCTGAAAAGGAAGATTTAGTAACCGAGATGACTAAAATTGCTATTGAAGAGATGGACCATTTCAGAATGGTTCATGACATTATTAAAGCAAGAAATTTTGAATTTACTCGTGAGCGTAAAGATGATTATGTAGGATTGCTGACAAAATTTTTAAAAAAAGACGGCAGTAGAGATCAATCGATGATAGATCGTTTACTTTTTGCTGCGATGATTGAAGCAAGAAGTTGCGAACGTTTTAAAGTCCTTTCTGAGAACATAAATGACGAAGAACTATCAAAATTTTATAGAGAACTAATGATATCTGAAGCGAATCATTATACAACGTTTTTAAATTTTGCCAGAAAATATGGCGAAAGAGAATATGTGGACAATCGCTGGAAACAATGGATTGAATATGAAGAAAGCATTATTGTAAACTTTGGTAAAAAAGAAACCATTCACGGATAA
- a CDS encoding glycosyltransferase family 4 protein, translated as MKTLLVIGLVFPEPNSSAAGIRMLQLIELFQEQDYKVVFASSAQESEFSFDLNSINIEKKNIELNNSSFDLYIKDLNPDIVLFDRFISEEQFGWRVVENCPNSIRILDTEDLHCLRYARQKAVKKSQKFELEDLLQEETAKREIASIYRCDLSLMVSDFEMVVLQDVFKIDSSLLFYLPMFFDVKNSFKPFKERKDFVFIGNFLHEPNYDAVLQLKSFWSVIKKNLPEVNLNIYGAYSSQKVEQLHNAKEGFLIKGRVDNALKVIENARVLLAPLRFGAGIKGKLLEAMQVGTPSITTQVGAEGITSQEEWNGFVQDNFAEFSEKAIRLYSDEKTWNEMQQKSMGILFKRFNKKDYESNFKLKIEHLTRYITTHRINNFTGNLLLQNQFASTKFMSKWIEEKNKG; from the coding sequence TTGAAAACACTCTTAGTTATAGGTTTAGTTTTTCCGGAACCAAATTCCTCGGCTGCCGGAATCAGAATGTTACAGTTAATTGAATTATTTCAAGAGCAAGATTATAAAGTGGTCTTTGCATCTTCGGCTCAAGAAAGTGAATTCTCATTTGATTTAAATTCCATTAATATTGAAAAGAAAAATATTGAATTAAATAATTCAAGTTTTGATTTATATATTAAAGATTTAAATCCTGATATAGTGTTGTTTGATAGGTTTATTTCTGAAGAACAATTTGGCTGGAGAGTTGTTGAAAATTGTCCAAATTCTATTAGAATTTTAGATACAGAAGACTTACATTGTTTGCGTTATGCTAGGCAAAAAGCAGTCAAAAAAAGTCAAAAATTTGAGTTAGAAGATTTATTACAAGAAGAAACAGCAAAGCGAGAAATTGCAAGTATTTATCGTTGCGATTTATCACTAATGGTTTCAGATTTTGAAATGGTTGTTTTACAGGATGTTTTCAAAATAGATTCTTCATTGTTATTTTATTTGCCAATGTTCTTTGACGTTAAAAACAGTTTTAAACCTTTTAAAGAAAGAAAAGACTTTGTTTTTATTGGTAACTTTTTACATGAGCCTAATTACGATGCTGTTTTACAATTGAAGTCTTTTTGGTCCGTAATTAAAAAGAATCTGCCTGAAGTTAATTTGAATATCTATGGAGCGTATAGTTCGCAAAAAGTAGAACAATTGCATAATGCTAAAGAAGGTTTTTTAATAAAGGGTAGGGTAGATAATGCTTTGAAGGTGATCGAAAATGCTAGGGTATTATTAGCACCTTTACGATTTGGAGCAGGAATAAAGGGAAAACTATTAGAAGCAATGCAAGTTGGAACCCCAAGTATTACTACACAAGTTGGAGCAGAAGGAATTACCAGTCAGGAAGAATGGAATGGCTTTGTGCAAGACAATTTTGCTGAATTTTCTGAAAAAGCAATTCGTTTATATTCTGATGAAAAAACTTGGAATGAAATGCAACAAAAATCAATGGGCATTTTGTTTAAAAGATTCAATAAGAAAGATTATGAGTCTAATTTTAAGCTAAAAATAGAACATCTTACGAGATACATTACGACCCATAGAATTAATAATTTTACAGGAAATCTATTGCTTCAAAATCAATTTGCTTCAACAAAATTTATGTCAAAATGGATTGAAGAGAAAAATAAAGGGTGA